The nucleotide sequence ATATCTATCTAGTTTattattctttatctttcactAACCATTATATATCGTTCTATctaattctttttgaaaaaggCAGTACAAACTAACCTACTATCACATTATCGGATGTACGAAAAACTTACAACTATGTATGCCGTGTCCCCATACGTTTCCTtagaaaactttaaaacttaTTATTGTAAAACATCTTTTGTAAAACCTTAGATATGTGGTACTATTCTCATGAAAGTTCAAGGAACTTTTTAGTGTCTGCATTGAAGACAAATCGTctggaaaataaaaagaagcagGAAGCTTCTTAGAGCTGATGAAGACATCAATTATAGTGGAAGTCTCTAAGAAAATAATTAGGGGAATTAGAAAAGATGAGTTTCGAGAAGGTAAACAAGGTTCTTACCAAAAAGGTCAGAGATCACGGCACGGGACATGAAGCTTCTTTTCCCTCACACTCAGACAAAAGACATTCACAGAGTCAAATTCcatattacaaatcataatatcTATTTTGCATGTCGCTGATGGATAAGATTTTTCAGATAAATTATTCAATGGTAACAGTTTGTCAAATGTCTACATTAAACGGATATCACTAATCCATATTGTAAGCGATTAACAAGAACATATTACATGGTTAACTCTTAACACCACCCATCAATTATAGTATATTTCGTAAAATGATGTTACATAATATTGAATGTCACCACGAGGCGGTaaactattgataaaaaaaacacttgGGTCAAGATGTTAATCTGTCGAATTCAAATCTTTGTTATGAACTAGATTATCATTTGTTTGGCCAGTCGACATGAAATCATGTTTTAATTTTCAGTTAGAAAATCGAAATTAGATTACTTATCGGTTTCAGTTCTCTAGAAAATTATTTGGACCTCAGCTCAAACACCTCTgattatcaaaaaataatagaaatatccGTCATAAAATTGATGAAGCATTTTTCACAAAAGTCTATATATCACGGAATTGAAATActgaaattttcttttcttttaatttataaaattttagttttgctATACGAAGTTACTTCCaacttttgttgttgtatttTCCCATTTATAACGAAAATGAAtaatgctgacaaaaaaaacttaaaactaaaatgaatatacGGCGCAAAACTAAATTCATAAAGGCCAGTTGTTTATATAGCCCACGTGAATCAGTCCACAGTTTTGGTTAAGTCCGGTTTGGTTTAAGCCCACAGAATAAACCTCAATGCTACGTTTCTACTCCCACTGGAGATTTCCGCCGCCCCTCGCCGCCGCGAGAATGCTCTCATCACCACCACCAACACCTCACTCTCAACCTTCAATCTCCAGCGGCGTCTCAAATTCAATCTCAACCACTAAAAACACCAAACCCAACTTACTACCCACTCAATCTCAACCAAAgactctctcttcctctcctctAAAATCCACGGTGGCTTGTTCTAGCTCTGGACCTATCCGACAAAACATGACTACTGTCTCTCAATGCTTCTCAACCAAACAAGAACCTGTCGAGTCAGATAAAAGCTCACTCCTTGTCGTTTCATTCTACAAGTTCGCTGATTTTCCTGACCATGCGGATCTCAGAAAGCCCCTCAAGGATCTCTGCGAAGAATTggtataaactttaaaaaatcgaaactttgttttacatttgattttttttaaaaaatcgaaactttggCTTATATTTGATTGAAAAAAACGAACCTTTAGCTTAAATTTGATTcaaaaatcgaaactttggcttatatttgattaaaaaatcaaaacttcggcttatatttgattaaaaatcgaatttttggtttatatttgattgaaaaatcgaaactttggtttatatttgattgaaaaatcgaaactttggtttgtatttgatttaaaaatggaatctttgtgtttaaatttgattgaaaaattgaaactttgtTTTGTATTTGAGGTAGTAAATAGAATATGGATGTTCAGTGTGTTTCAGGTGGGATCATTCTTGCACCAGAAGGTATCAACGGGAGTATCTGTGGGAGCCGTGAATCAGTGGAGAGAGTGTTGGCGTTTATACAGAGTGATGTCCGTTTGAATGGTCTGAGGCAAGTGGAGACGCCTGTGAGTCCTGAACAAGAAGCTATACACCATGGACATAGCAGTAGCTCTCCTCTTGCGGCTGGTGAGGATGCTCCGTTTAGATGGGACCATGTTAGGGTCAAACTCAAGAAAGAGGTACATTCTCGTGTTTTTGAAAGTTTGTAGAGTGTAGGGTTTGTTGATTGTTCAAGATAGCCATGGGTATTCGGCTTTCGGGGTTCCTGTCCGGTTCTTTTGGTTCTGGATAGGGAGGTTTAGGATCTGTTTgggtatttagaaaatttgcTTTGGTTTTGGTTCAGTTAGCTAGGTTTTCGGTTCGATTCGGGTAACAAAGTCGGGAACTGGCTaatatccaaagtaattttGGTCTCATTCGGTTTGATTCGGGTAACAAAGTCGGAAACTGGTTAATATCCGAAGTAATTTTGGTCCCATTCGGTTTGATTCGGGTAACAAAGTCGGGCACTGGCTAATATCCGAGGTAACTTTGGTCCCATTCGGTTTGATTCctgttttttggttaatttagtttaaaaattgGAGTTTTCAGATTAAATATCAGagtttttcgggttttcggataAAAATTTgggataattttaaatatttaggaTATTGCGGAGTGTTGTTCCAGTTCCTGTTCGTTCCGGTTTAAAGagttgtgttttcttttgtacTGTCTTTGTGTAGATTGTCACGCTTGGAATGCCAAGTGTGTCGCCTATTGAAAGAGTTGGAACATATGTGAGCCCTGAGGAATGGAATGAACTGATCAGTGATCCAGAAACAGTGAGAACTCTTTTTGAATAAAGTTATAGAGAAGATAAGAGTGTTTATGCATATGTTAGAAGATGTGTTTCAGGTAGTGATTGATGTGAGGAACACCTACGAGACTAGGATAGGGAAGTTCAAAGGAGCTGTTGATCCATGCACCACAGCTTTCAGACACTTTCCATCTTGGGTGGAGGATCAGTTTGCATTGAAGCAAGAAGGCAATGAAACACAAGCAAAGGTggagaaaaatgaagaaaacaaaGCTGAGAAACCGAAGGCACTGCCACGGATAGCTATGTACTGCACTGGAGGAATCAGATGTGAGAAAGCTTCAAGCTTTCTTCTTAGCCAAGGCTTCGAAGAGGTAAACTATACACAAAtgcaatgttcaaaaaatcgcTAGGCGGTAACTAGATGCTTTTATACAAGATTATTGAGCGTTTCAGccgatttttctttttttaaattgtttcatTTAGGTCCGATTTGCTGACTAGACTGATTTTTAGAATATTCGTTGAACTTTTGAGATTTAGAGCTTGAACATTTTTGTGATCAGGTGTATCATCTCAAAGGTGGGATACTGAAGTACCTAGAGCAAGTCCCCAAAACAGAGAGTTTGTGGGAAGGAGAATGCTTTGTGTTCGACAAACGCGTGTCAGTGGAACATGGGTTAGCACAAGGAACGCATAAACTCTGCTATGGATGCAAGCAGCCTATAAGTGATGAAGACATGGAAGCTCCAGAGTATGAATCTGGAGTCTCTTGCCCTTACTGtttctctgagaagtctgaagAGGAGAAGGAAAGAGCAAGAGCAAGGCAGATTCAGTTTGAGGAATGGGGTGTGATTGGTGGTCCGGATAAAGGTCGTAGGCCCGCTGCTAAACCGGATAGTCCAAGAAAGAGCAGTGCCAAGCTTGGTTCTTCAATATAGActttttgttgttcttcttgtggtCTACTCCATAATTTATAAAACCATTGTTATCTTTGAGTGGTTTAACGCTAATCATCAAGGAAATGGAATTGTGTTTTAAGTTTTCTGTTGATATTAATTGCCGTTGGAGTCAATTTGAAGAACAACAACATAACAGTACAAACGGCAAGTTGTTCAAGTTGTGTAAAAACGGCACGCTGTGCATGTTCTTACACGTGGAACGGCATGAAGTGTGAGAATCTCTTTTAACGTCGACGACTTACGATGGCGTCTCGTCTAATTGATTATCGTTGAAGGATCGTTGTGGAGATTTGATAGCGAAGGAGAGAGATCGAAGCAGTGATGACAGGAGGAGTGATCAAGCTCGTGAAGCCGAAGATCCAATCTGTGGATATCCAAGCCGCCGCAGGATGGGGTATCGCCGCCGCAGCCGGCGCCATCTGGGTCGTCCAAGTAAGTCAATTTCGATCTCCGCGGTAGATTTTCGAATTGGGTTTCACGAATTAGCTTATGAAATGGAAGAAAGATGATTGATTGATGAACATTTTCAAAGTTTTGCACTTGAATCGATCTCGTTAGACCTTAAAGGCTGTAACTTTATCGGCGCCAATATAAGCTGCGTCGTTGCATTTACATATAATCTCAATTTCATTAAGGTTTTGATTCAGTTTTGTGTTAGTATACTCGAACTGATGATCAAGCTTCTTCATTTCTACAATCTTTTTAGCTTCTCTTGTTATTTGATTCAGTTGGTTACATCATTAGTGATTTAGGATCTGTGATTGGTGTTATGAAGAGATTAGTGCATTGAGAGATTAAGTGACTTTTTCTCTAATGTTTCCTCTTCGtaactttgttttgttttgtatctgACTTGAATCTTTATCATCACAGCCATTTGATTGGATAAAGAAGACATTCATTGATAAACCAGCACCTGAAGACAAGTGAGTGATCAAGATTCAAGagaaaatgagattttttttcttccagtTTTCAAGTTTGTTATTGCATCATTGCGATGTAGctgaataaaattttgtttcttttctggAAAACGTGTTGTTTT is from Brassica napus cultivar Da-Ae chromosome A4, Da-Ae, whole genome shotgun sequence and encodes:
- the LOC106347818 gene encoding rhodanese-like domain-containing protein 7 is translated as MLRFYSHWRFPPPLAAARMLSSPPPTPHSQPSISSGVSNSISTTKNTKPNLLPTQSQPKTLSSSPLKSTVACSSSGPIRQNMTTVSQCFSTKQEPVESDKSSLLVVSFYKFADFPDHADLRKPLKDLCEELCVSGGIILAPEGINGSICGSRESVERVLAFIQSDVRLNGLRQVETPVSPEQEAIHHGHSSSSPLAAGEDAPFRWDHVRVKLKKEIVTLGMPSVSPIERVGTYVSPEEWNELISDPETVVIDVRNTYETRIGKFKGAVDPCTTAFRHFPSWVEDQFALKQEGNETQAKVEKNEENKAEKPKALPRIAMYCTGGIRCEKASSFLLSQGFEEVYHLKGGILKYLEQVPKTESLWEGECFVFDKRVSVEHGLAQGTHKLCYGCKQPISDEDMEAPEYESGVSCPYCFSEKSEEEKERARARQIQFEEWGVIGGPDKGRRPAAKPDSPRKSSAKLGSSI